In Penicillium psychrofluorescens genome assembly, chromosome: 5, a single window of DNA contains:
- a CDS encoding uncharacterized protein (ID:PFLUO_008084-T1.cds;~source:funannotate), whose protein sequence is MAGSGSELEASGLATTLQGHVDDIRTLIQCGICIRPLYEPFTLACGHTFCYSCLSSWFSGGRSKRTCPDCRAPVRTQPAPAYLVRAMVQMFTGRAELLDKGETTAEHSKNQQDEADKLDEDKANTNPSSGGLFGGLFKPKAPALKPVVDIEDGVIRCPHCNWELEDDEICGGCGWYYRPDSDQMTDYSDDYSDEDSMDDLEGPDSLDDEFEEEDDFGDHSFSHLPFFRPGAAPIRMFRGNPSTLPHHIHGIIHPGHVPLEYFYSDSFAPGRDVNDWTSEQDEEDDMGSFIDDDEHGTTSQAIDYDSDPSTVVGEPHASNSNLGPLREYTIDADLTDDSEDDDYGSEIDPDSQTRREGSFTPVSSSSPVNPHYYETRSSPGQSEAGATDISRLDEEPLGSSEDDDDDSDSEASSSPAPRRVRRSGDTGTSAGNAIAIDDSDDEDDQPVCPVRTAQRRRPRYSPY, encoded by the exons ATGGCGGGCAGTGGCTCTGAGCTTGAGGCCTCGGGG CTCGCCACCACTTTACAAGGGCATGTGGACGATATTCGCACTCTGATCCAGTGTGGGATTTGCATCCGGCCTCTCTACGAGCCGTTTACCCTCGCCTGCGGACACACTTTTTGCTACTCG TGCCTCTCATCATGGTTTTCCGGTGGACGATCCAAGCGAACATGTCCAGACTGCCGGGCGCCCGTCCGAACACAGCCCGCGCCGGCATATCTT GTTCGAGCTATGGTGCAGATGTTTACGGGTCGGGCTGAGCTTTTGGATAAAGGAGAGACAACCGCAGAACATTCGAAAAACCAACAAGATGAAGCCGacaagctggacgaagacAAAGCAAATACCAATCccagcagcggcggcttGTTTGGAGGGTTGTTTAAGCCAAAGGCCCCTGCCCTCAAACCAGTTGTCGATATCGAAGATGGAGTAATCCGTTGCCCACATTGTAACTGGGAActcgaagatgacgagattTGCGGCGGCTGCGGGTGGTACTACCGACCCGACTCGGATCAAATGACCGACTACTCCGACGACTACAGCGACGAGGATTCGATGGATGATCTCGAAGGTCCAGACTCACTGGATGATGAattcgaggaagaagatgactTCGGCGATCATTCGTTTTCACATCTTCCGTTCTTCCGGCCAGGAGCGGCCCCCATTCGAATGTTCCGTGGCAACCCGTCTACGCTTCCTCATCATATTCATGGTATAATCCATCCGGGCCATGTCCCATTGGAATACTTCTATAGCGACTCTTTCGCTCCCGGCAGGGATGTCAACGATTGGACGAGTGAgcaggacgaggaagatgacatggGCTCCTTCATCGATGACGATGAGCATGGAACTACTAGTCAGGCTATCGACTACGACTCAGACCCATCCACGGTGGTCGGTGAGCCTCATGCGTCAAATTCGAACCTTGGACCCTTGCGAGAGTACACAATTGATGCCGACTTGACTGATGATTCGGAGGACGATGATTACGGGAGCGAAATCGACCCCGACTCTCAGACGCGACGAGAAGGGTCATTCACACCGGTATCCAGCAGCAGTCCTGTCAATCCTCACTATTATGAAACGAGATCCTCGCCGGGTCAGTCGGAAGCCGGCGCAACGGATATTTCTCGTCTGGACGAAGAGCCCCTGGGTTCATcagaggatgatgatgacgataGTGACTCGGAGGCTTCCAGCTCGCCTGCTCCAAGGCGCGTGCGGCGGTCCGGAGATACTGGAACATCTGCCGGCAATGCGATTGCCATTGACGattccgacgacgaggatgaccAGCCCGTTTGCCCTGTGAGAACGGCCCAGCGGCGCCGGCCCAGGTACTCTCCATACTAG
- a CDS encoding uncharacterized protein (ID:PFLUO_008085-T1.cds;~source:funannotate) encodes MAPANDAVFHRRNNQIQDAIDGQNLKQALQLIEKRMKKGEDTRFLKAWKAHVLFRHADEAHHKRGIAETLELCNAEPPVTDLDTLDMLHRTLQNIDGQAQTRSNLWEKAAKAQPHGLEIQTRWFQYSYESDDWKSAQKAAMSLQKNFPRDRKYYFWAIFLCHLVANDSASSDVDRKLFGTLAYRMISKAAADTPVEPVDISSVPKSIKTAEEMLLLVKIFESQGLHSELLKLLDSQNVGISSRIVQNEWAFVVSKISNLAAAKLWEDAFAYIKNLLTAPEPVDTERYLQKHDDWQVWEVLIQAVRNSKTPGLATEALKFVEDFIQLNPKSRNGHLVRLELIQGRIDVGEMKQEDMLSACQAYFDGHKHKLYVFGDLRGFLGSANQMVASKMVEYALNIEDNDKNTNHVYKINALKLEYCFSLSGNENGVSKEQIEEFVVRCLERYETVTSSGKSEEMAKTEAGSAPTMVESQPRDDLGILAAMSLLYGGPSAQTQISNTALIRAASILERLLDNSPHNYQALLLLVRVYLSLGAGSLALKTFSKLSVKQVQFETVAHNLFTRLATIHPHSAPPLEGAEFKDFDPQSAFVQALNFYRNAAVTTVKHRTNGLEYGSYVNTEDTIELQRRLRDSVCRRMYALDARRMQRLVGGNPMTRYDDLAKDSSPVLDQRKFDAFMNCEAPGKPTFEERMRLGPLPGGDWLTSTQVTDQLFSVLKGISIQKPLPADDELLAFKDLSLSDAEPEQTGTERENAEIHSELLKVAAFMAGSKSLTTEQADEALGRVEEWLISKKKDLTLNEAKVSPMLARTTIAVQPGTPAAPTWEYLHAVFHLLETVKALSQLVALASRKASKTTKLPKERVERLSTLVSEVFESVRSNTRVLKLRVSASGLLSVMVGLVMEGDSSQGYGKDLRALLDKTLDVPALELFCGALMESWEDALDGVMTVKL; translated from the exons atggcgccgGCCAATGATGCGGTGTTCCACCGCCGCAACAACCAAATCCAGGATGCCATTGACGGTCAGAATCTGAAgcaggcgctgcagctgATTGAGAAACGCatgaagaagggcgaggatACGCGATTCCTCAAG GCATGGAAAGCACATGTCCTTTTTCGTCATGCGGATGAAGCCCACCACAAGCGTGGGATTGCCGAGACTCTCGAACTGTGCAATGCGGAACCCCCCGTCACCGATCTAGATACCCTGGACATGCTCCATCGCACGCTGCAGAATATCGACGGTCAAGCACAGACAAGGAGCAATCTGTGGGAGAAGGCGGCGAAGGCGCAACCACACGGGTTGGAGATCCAAACGAGGTGGTTTCAATATTCCTATGAGAGTGACGACTGGAAGTCAGCGCAGAAG GCTGCCATGAGTCTTCAGAAGAACTTTCCTAGGGATCGGAAGTATTATTTCTGGGCCATCTTCCTCTGTCACCTCGTTGCAAATGATTCTGCGAGCTCGGATGTGGACCGCAAGCTCTTCGGAACCCTGGCCTATCGGATGATCTCAAAGGCTGCTGCTGATACTCCTGTCGAGCCG GTTGACATATCGAGCGTACCCAAATCGATTAAGAcagcggaggagatgctctTGCTCGTCAAAATTTTCGAATCGCAGGGTCTTCATTCCGAACTTCTGAAACTTCTGGACAGTCAAAACGTCGGCATATCCTCTCGCATTGTTCAAAATGAATGGGCTTTTGTGGTCTCCAAGATCAGCAACTTGGCAGCGGCCAAACTGTGGGAAGATGCATTTGCTTATATCAAAAATCTCCTTACTGCTCCCGAACCCGTGGATACAGAGCGATATCTTCAGAAGCACGATGATTGGCAAGTCTGGGAAGTGTTGATCCAAGCAGTGCGTAACAGCAAAACCCCTGG GCTTGCTACCGAGGCCCTGAAGTTTGTTGAAGACTTTATTCAGCTCAACCCCAAGTCCCGCAATGGCCACCTCGTTCGCTTGGAACTTATCCAGGGGAGAATTGATGTCGGCGAGATGAAGCAAGAAGACATGCTGTCTGCTTGTCAGGCATACTTTGACGGCCACAAGCACAAACTCTACGTCTTTGGTGATCTTCGGGGGTTTCTGGGATCTGCCAACCAAATGGTGGCATCGAAGATGGTAGAATACGCTCTGAACATTGAGGACAATGACAAGAAT ACGAATCACGTTTACAAAATCAATGCCCTCAAACTTGAATACTGCTTCAGCCTCTCAGGAAACGAGAATGGTGTCTCGAAGGAGCAGATCGAAGAGTTTGTTGTCCGCTGCTTGGAGCGGTATGAGACGGTCACCAGTTCAGGAAAGTCGGAAGAAATGGCCAAGACGGAGGCTGGCTCGGCGCCCACCATGGTTGAAAGCCAGCCTCGTGACGACCTGGGCATTCTCGCTGCTATGAGTTTGCTTTACGGCGGACCCTCGGCACAAACCCAGATCTCAAACACCGCACTCATCCGTGCGGCTAGCATCCTGGAACGCCTTCTTGATAACTCGCCTCACAACTACCAGGCGCTCCTGCTACTGGTACGAGTTTATCTCAGTCTCGGCGCGGGATCGCTCGCCCTAAAGACGTTCAGCAAGCTATCCGTCAAGCAGGTCCAGTTTGAGACTGTCGCCCATAATTTGTTCACTCGTCTTGCTACCATTCACCCGCACTCTGCACCGCCGCTGGAGGGAGCCGAGTTTAAGGACTTTGATCCGCAGTCAGCATTTGTCCAGGCTCTCAATTTCTACCGTAACGCGGCCGTCACGACGGTGAAACACCGAACGAATGGCTTAGAATACGGCAGCTACGTGAATACGGAGGACACTATTGAACTTCAGAGACGCCTGAGAGACAGTGTCTGCCGCCGAATGTATGCTCTGGATGCGCGACGCATGCAGCGACTGGTTGGAGGAAATCCCATGACCCGTTACGATGATCTTG CCAAGGACAGTTCACCGGTGCTCGACCAGCGCAAGTTTGATGCCTTCATGAATTGTGAAGCCCCGGGCAAGCCCACCTTCGAAGAGCGGATGCGGTTAGGCCCTCTGCCTGGT GGAGATTGGTTGACATCTACTCAAGTTACCGACCAACTTTTCAGCGTTCTCAAGGGTATCTCCATTCAGAAGCCCCTACCTGCCGATGATGAGCTGCTCGCATTTAAGGACTTGTCCCTTTCTGATGCTGAGCCCGAACAAACGGGtacagagagagaaaacgCCGAGATTCATTCGGAACTACTCAAGGTGGCTGCGTTCATGGCTGGGTCCAAATCTTTGACTACAGAACAAGCAGACGAAGCTCTTGGTCGGGTGGAAGAGTGGCTGAtttccaagaagaaggactTGACTCTCAACGAGGCCAAGGTGTCGCCAATGCTTGCTCGCACAACCATTGCTGTTCAACCAGGTACCCCCGCAGCGCCGACCTGGGAATATCTTCATGCCGTATTCCATCTTCTCGAAACAGTCAAGGCTTTGTCGCAGCTGGTGGCCTTGGCTTCTCGGAAGGCATCGAAGACCACCAAACTCCCCAAGGAGCGAGTCGAACGGTTGTCTACTCTTGTCTCTGAAGTGTTTGAGAGCGTCCGCTCCAACACCCGAGTGCTGAAGCTGCGCGTTTCTGCCTCGGGGCTTCTGAGTGTAATGGTCGGGCTTGTCATGGAGGGTGACTCGTCTCAGGGATACGGAAAGGATCTCCGTGCTCTGCTGGACAAGACGCTGGACGTGCCGGCTCTCGAGCTGTTCTGTGGCGCATTGATGGAGAGCTGGGAGGATGCGCTAGATGGGGTGATGACGGTGAAGCTGTGA
- a CDS encoding uncharacterized protein (ID:PFLUO_008086-T1.cds;~source:funannotate), which produces MAQERSGIVVGVNSGRKTTPLNTPKNKISRTKGQSSRRGAFVRDIAREVVGLAPYERRVIELLRNAQDKRARKLAKKRLGTFTRGKRKVEDMQRVIAEARRVQGGAH; this is translated from the exons ATGGCGCAGGAACGCTCCGGAATCGTGGTCGGCGTTAACAGCGGCCGG AAAACCACCCCCCTCAACACCcccaagaacaagatcagCCGCACCAAGGGCCAGTCTTCCCGCCGTGGTGCTTTCGTTCGCGACATCGCCCGCGAGGTCGTCGGTCTTGCTCCCTACGAGCGCCGCGTCATTGAACTGCTGCGCAACGCCCAGGACAAGCGTGCCCGTAAGCTCGCTAAGAAGAGG CTCGGCACCTTCACCCGCGGTAAGCGGAAGGTCGAGGACATGCAGCgcgtcatcgccgaggccCGCCGTGTCCAGGGTGGCGCCCACTAG
- a CDS encoding uncharacterized protein (ID:PFLUO_008087-T1.cds;~source:funannotate) has product MSAHVVVIDATARRATIKTNPAKHLSDILQEACSRLGYNSNQYGLKHNRKQLDLSLSFRLSGLSSGAKLELVQLSRSPSVVTVALQLPESEARGAPNSRILDKFPSTTTLWLILRKFEAGVAGSGPARNLTARGVPATASGTESGSGRLFYEVPVLQILERELSSFTDLQKSLAQLGFNNGNVLMRLSFRRTEEPLEEAMVKIGEYFKGFEDAAPAPTQQPVPATSAEETTETAVQQPPTAQTDASHPPPGAEEVAVPPSEASISSPTTSTRSITVFSPPTDSTPSSAQIPYNENDYIPSVEHAKSHQRLLSQSSRPQRLPTDAEIAAKASAEEKRLSNIREVDVKVRFPDQSQVVAKFGPSDTGSSLYDFVRSCLAPPFASEKFLLSIFLNPGASRASIKAISDSSQVLLIKDLGLAGRVLVNFSWADSAASFVHQRRDDLLRPELRSQAREMKVEQPPEVVDEPSSSAAQDSAPSSAHDGSKSGGARKTGGVPKWLKLPGKK; this is encoded by the exons ATGAGCGCCCACGTCGTGGTGATCGATGCCACGGCCCGGCGGGCGACCATCAAGACTAATCCGGCCAAACACCTGTCAGACATCCTGCAGGAGGCATGCTCCAGGCTGGGATATAACTCGAACCAGTATGGCCTCAA ACACAACCGTAAACAACTGGACCTCTCACTCTCGTTTCGCCTCTCGGGCCTGAGCTCAGGTGCAAAGCTCGAGCTGGTTCAGCTCtctcgatctccttcggTTGTCACTGTGGCCCTCCAACTTCCCGAATCTGAGGCCCGCGGGGCTCCCAATAGCCGCATCCTTGACAAGTTCCCTAGCACAACCACCCTCTGGCTCATTCTGCGCAAGTTCGAAGCAGGAGTGGCAGGGAGTGGACCAGCGCGGAACCTCACTGCTCGTGGGGTGCCAGCAACTGCTAGTGGGACTGAATCGGGCTCGGGACGTTTGTTCTATGAGGTTCCTGTACTCCAGATCTTGGAACGCGAGCTATCCAGCTTCACCGATCTTCAGAAATCCCTGGCCCAGCTAGGCTTTAACAATGGCAATGTTCTTATGCGACTCAGCTTCCGGCGAACGGAGGAGCCTCTCGAAGAAGCGATGGTGAAGATTGGGGAGTATTTCAAAGGATTCGAGGATGCTGCGCCTGCCCCAACACAACAGCCAGTGCCTGCTACATCGGCCGAGGAAACCACCGAGACAGCTGTGCAACAGCCTCCCACTGCACAAACGGACgcttctcatccgcctccaGGCGCAGAGGAGGTTGCTGTCCCTCCCTCCGAGGCATCTATCTCTTCCCCCACAACCTCTACACGATCCATCACCGTCTTCTCTCCGCCCACCGACAGCACCCCTTCTTCAGCTCAAATACCCTACAACGAAAACGACTACATCCCCTCCGTCGAACATGCCAAATCTCACCAGCGACTGCTGAGCCAGTCCTCCCGCCCGCAGCGTCTCCCAACCGACGCCGAGATCGCCGCCAAAGCCTCAGCCGAGGAGAAAAGACTCTCCAACATCCGCGAGGTCGATGTGAAAGTGCGTTTCCCAGACCAGAGCCAGGTCGTCGCCAAATTCGGACCCAGCGACACAGGCTCATCGCTGTATGACTTTGTGCGAAGCTGTCTCGCACCCCCCTTCGCAAGCGAGAAGTTCCTTCTCAGCATTTTTCTCAACCCTGGTGCATCCCGCGCCTCAATAAAGGCCATCTCCGACTCCAGCCAGgtcctcctcatcaaagACCTGGGTCTTGCCGGCCGTGTGCTGGTCAACTTCTCCTGGGCGGATAGCGCGGCGTCATTTGTTCACCAGCGCCGAGACGACCTCCTACGTCCTGAGCTGCGCAGCCAGGCCCGCGAGATGAAAGTTGAGCAGCCACCagaggtggtggatgagCCTTCATCCTCTGCTGCGCAGGATTCGGCTCCGTCTAGTGCTCATGATGGTAGTAAGTCCGGTGGTGCGCGCAAGACCGGTGGCGTGCCCAAGTGGCTGAAGCTGCCGGGGAAGAAATGA
- a CDS encoding uncharacterized protein (ID:PFLUO_008088-T1.cds;~source:funannotate), giving the protein MVGKDCVAIACDLRLGMQALTVSNNFPKIFNYAPSTYLGLTGLATDVHTVSDLFRYKVNMYRLREERNISPQTLANLVSSSLYEKRFGPYFVSPVLAGINSTTGKPFICGFDSIGCIDFAKDFIVSGTASDQLFGTCEGLWEPDLSPDDLFETISQALLSAVDRDALSGWGAQVYIIEKDKVTKRLLKGRQD; this is encoded by the exons atggtgggcaagGACTGCGTCGCCATCGCCTGCGACCTGCGCCTGGGCATGCAAGCCCTGACGGTGTCGAACAACTTCCCCAAGATCTTCAACTACGCCCCCTCGACCTACTTGGGTCTGACCGGCCTGGCCACCGACGTGCACACCGTCTCGGATCTCTTCCGCTACAAGGTCAACATGTACCGCCTGCGCGAGGAGCGCAACATCTCGCCCCAGACCCTGGCCAACCTGGTCAGCTCGTCGCTGTACGAGAAGCGCTTTGGTCCGTATTTCGTCAGCCCCGTGCTGGCAGGAATCAACTCCACAACGGGAAAGCCGTTCATCTGTGGCTTCGACAGTATCGGGTGCATTGACTTTGCCAAGGACTTCATTGTCAGCGGGACGGCGAGCGATCAGTTGTTCGGTACTTGTGAGGGTCTGTGGGAGCCGGATTTG TCGCCCGATGACCTCTTCGAGACCATCTCGCAAGCACTGCTGAGCGCCGTCGACCGTGACGCCCTCTCCGGCTGGGGTGCCCAGGTCTATATTATAGAGAAGGACAAGGTGACCAAGCGGTTATTGAAGGGGAGACAAGATTAA
- a CDS encoding uncharacterized protein (ID:PFLUO_008089-T1.cds;~source:funannotate) — MTPTPFNISIPDSQLQALHQKLSQAHFPDELDNAAWDMGVPLSEIQRLVTVWREQFDWRAQEQKLNAQLKQFRVSVPVAGFGELDVHFVHHRSENPYAVPLLFIHGWPGSFLEATKLLPLLTNDEGSGPVFDVVVPSLPNFGFSQGVKQRGFGLAQYAEAMHGVMIALGYEEYIIQGGDWGSMIARAMAQLYAPHIQAIHLNFVPVAPPYPWKSPLLFMQSLLTIPFSAKDRGFLARTLEYVTKGNGYMRQQETRPQTLGYGLHDSPVALLAWIYDKMHSWSDAYPWTDEEILTWVSVYYFSTAGPAASTRIYYEASAPRLEGGVESGSDSKNKKKQDAPSARNYISLADIMTACAPRQVRFAVTRFKEELILLPWAWSRQIGNTVRETEYDRGGHFAAWEVPQLLAADLKAFLGREGAAYASVTGRDGYAGDGSR; from the exons ATGACTCCAACAcccttcaacatctccatcccagaCTCCCAACTCCAAGCCTTACACCAGAAACTCTCCCAGGCCCACTTCCCCGACGAACTCGACAATGCCGCCTGGGACATGGGCGTACCACTGTCCGAGATCCAGCGCCTGGTGACTGTGTGGCGCGAGCAATTCGACTGGCGGGCCCAGGAGCAGAAACTCAATGCGCAGCTGAAGCAGTTCCGAGTGTCGGTCCCCGTTGCCGGATTCGGGGAGCTGGATGTTCATTTTGTGCATCATCGGAGTGAGAATCCGTATGCGGTGCCGTTGCTGTTTATTCATGGGT GGCCCGGTAGTTTCCTCGAAGCGACGAAGTTGCTTCCGCTGCTCACGAACGACGAGGGCAGTGGGCCGGTTTTTGATGTCGTGGTGCCTTCGTTGCCTAATTTCGGATTCTCACAAGGTGTTAAGCAG AGAGGATTCGGCCTGGCCCAATACGCAGAAGCAATGCACGGGGTAATGATAGCTCTAGGCTACGAAGAATACA TCATCCAAGGCGGCGACTGGGGCAGCATGATCGCGCGAGCCATGGCACAGCTCTATGCGCCACACATCCAAGCCATCCACCTGAACTTCGTGCCCGTAGCACCGCCCTACCCTTGGAAAAGCCCACTACTCTTCATGCAGTCCCTGCTCACAATCCCCTTCTCCGCAAAGGACCGCGGGTTTCTCGCACGGACATTGGAATACGTAACAAAGGGCAATGGATACATGCGCCAACAGGAAACCCGGCCGCAGACGCTGGGGTACGGGCTGCACGATAGTCCCGTAGCGCTGTTGGCGTGGATCTATGATAAGATGCATTCCTGGTCCGATGCGTATCCATggacggacgaggagatcttgACTTGGGTGAGCGTTTACTATTTCTCGACGGCGGGACCGGCGGCCTCGACGAGGATTTACTATGAGGCTTCGGCGCCGAGACTGGAGGGGGGTGTGGAGTCTGGTTCTGAtagcaagaacaagaagaagcaagaTGCGCCCTCGGCCCGGAACTACATCTCTTTGGCGGATATCATGACCGCGTGTGCGCCCCGGCAGGTCCGGTTCGCAGTCACCCGGttcaaggaggagctgatcCTCCTGCCGTGGGCGTGGTCCCGACAGATTGGAAATACAGTCCGGGAGACGGAGTATGACCGCGGCGGCCATTTCGCTGCGTGGGAAGTGCCGCAgttgctggcggcggatCTGAAGGCGTTTCTGGGCAGGGAGGGAGCGGCCTACGCGTCTGTGACGGGGCGGGATGGTTACGCGGGTGATGGATCTCGATAG